Within the Dolichospermum compactum NIES-806 genome, the region TACCGCCACTACTAATTCATCCGCTAATATATTTCCAAATAACCGGAAGCTTAGGGAGAGGGGCTTGGTAAAATCTTCGAGAATGGCAATTGGCAATAGAATCGGTGTTGGCTCGATATATTTTTTAAAGTAGCCTAAACCTCGTTTGCTAAATCCAGCGTAAAAATACGCCAAGGAGGTTAGCAATGCCAATGCGACTGTTGTATTTATGTCGTTGGTAGGTGCTGCTAGTTCACCAGAAGGCAAGTGGATTAACTTCCAGGGAATTAATGCTCCTGACCAATTTGATACGAAGATAAACAAGAATAGCGTACCAATAAATGGTACCCAGGGGCGATACTCTTTCTCTCCGAGTTGGTTTTTAGCTAGATCCCGAATAAATTCTAGGGCATATTCCATCAAATTTTGGATGCCACGAGGAATTTTTTGGACGTTTCTGGTGGCAGCTAGTGATGCTATTACTAGGATAGCAATCACAAACCATGAGGTGAGAAATACTTGCCCATGTATTTTGAGACTGCCCAGTTGCCACAAGAAGTGATGACCTACTTCTAATTCGGCGAGGGGAAAAGCGTTAAAAGCGTTTAATACACTAAGCATGGGCGTTCTTCAAGGGTTTTCCCCAAAAATCGAGGATTGGAGGATTGTCTGTAGTCTGTAGAGGTTTAGGTTTAGTACTGCTAGACCCCTACACCCTTTAAGCTTCAGGAATGAATGCAGTTTGCACCATATAGATGAGGAGGGTAGCTTTGTAGGTGAGAAATCCCAAGAATATAGGCAGAATATGTAGCTGATGCCATTGACTCGCCAATATAATCGGTATCATGATCAGAGCAAAACGATTTTTACTCAAACTTTGTTTTTCACCACCAAGTCTCTCGACATCGTTAGCCAGCATTTTTAAGTAAACCACACCTGTACACGCCCCAATCAAATAATTTAGGGCTATGTTTAAGGAATAAAAAATCCACACAGAGATAAAAATAATCCCCGTCAACACAAGTGTGATTACCAGCAACTTCTGATAGAGTTGATAGAACTCTTGCATGGAAGAGCTTACTGGTTCTGTTTGAGCAAAACCAGATTTCTCATCTTGTTGTGTTGTCTGAGTCGGTGCAATTGATTCTTCTGACAAGCTCACGAGACTTGAAACCAGTACAGCTAATATGAGATGACTGCACATTCAGTCAGTTGAATCATATCACGATCCGGTAACACTACTTTAGAAAAAAACAATTAACTTATTTTTTGTCAGTTGTTATTGGTCAGTTGTCAGTGGCAAGATAATCGCCTAGTTACTGATTTTTTTCATGAAGCGGGGGTTAGTAAGAGTAGTTGTTGTTTGAGGAGGTTTCTTACTCC harbors:
- a CDS encoding ATP synthase subunit I: MCSHLILAVLVSSLVSLSEESIAPTQTTQQDEKSGFAQTEPVSSSMQEFYQLYQKLLVITLVLTGIIFISVWIFYSLNIALNYLIGACTGVVYLKMLANDVERLGGEKQSLSKNRFALIMIPIILASQWHQLHILPIFLGFLTYKATLLIYMVQTAFIPEA
- the atpB gene encoding F0F1 ATP synthase subunit A — encoded protein: MLSVLNAFNAFPLAELEVGHHFLWQLGSLKIHGQVFLTSWFVIAILVIASLAATRNVQKIPRGIQNLMEYALEFIRDLAKNQLGEKEYRPWVPFIGTLFLFIFVSNWSGALIPWKLIHLPSGELAAPTNDINTTVALALLTSLAYFYAGFSKRGLGYFKKYIEPTPILLPIAILEDFTKPLSLSFRLFGNILADELVVAVLVLLVPLFVPLPVMALGLFTSAIQALVFATLAGAYIHEALEGHGEEGHEEH